The Mytilus trossulus isolate FHL-02 chromosome 3, PNRI_Mtr1.1.1.hap1, whole genome shotgun sequence genome contains a region encoding:
- the LOC134710363 gene encoding ctenidin-1-like has product MRFTLAVAVTVALAAVVSAGGYGHGGGGYGHGGGGYGHGGYGGKGYGKGYGGGYGGGYGGGYGGGKGYGGGYGGFSGGYGGGMGGGYYGGMSGSYGGLGGSYGGSYGGMSGSYGGLGGSYGGLGGSYGGLGGSYGGLGGSYGGMSGSYGGLGGSYGGLGGTYGGLSGSYGGLGGSYSSAGGSYYQGQSSYPGSSMPIY; this is encoded by the exons ATGAGATTCACCCTTGCTGTTGCCGTAACTGTTGCCCTAGCCGCTGTTGTTTCAGCAGGAGGGTATGGACACGGAGGAGGAGGGTACGGACACGGAGGAGGAGGATACGGACACGGAG GATATGGCGGTAAAGGATATGGAAAGGGATACGGAGGCGGATATGGCGGTGGATATGGTGGTGGATATGGTGGTGGAAAGGGATACGGTGGTGGATATGGAGGATTCTCTGGAGGATACGGTGGAGGCATGGGAGGTGGATATTACGGTGGAATGAGCGGATCTTATGGTGGATTAGGTGGATCATATGGTGGATCTTATGGTGGTATGAGTGGATCATATGGTGGATTAGGTGGATCTTATGGTGGATTAGGTGGATCCTATGGTGGATTAGGTGGATCTTATGGTGGATTAGGTGGATCATATGGTGGTATGAGTGGATCTTATGGTGGATTAGGTGGATCTTATGGAGGTTTGGGAGGAACTTATGGTGGTTTGAGTGGGTCTTATGGAGGATTAGGTGGATCCTACTCATCAGCTGGTGGATCTTATTACCAAGGCCAATCCTCATATCCAGGATCATCCATGCCAATTTATTAA
- the LOC134710362 gene encoding uncharacterized protein LOC134710362 isoform X1 — MLLLGFIEGFRLNYTGPRISSFASNLISAEVHKTETNLKLQKEVHLGRMLGPFSKIPISTLRISPIGVVAKNDGGWRLITHLSYPTNWSVNDFIDPEICKVKYSSFDKVVGMISELGNNVLCAKMDISQAFRILLVHPADFDLLGIFFDGKYYINKCLPEGCSISCALFEKFATFLHKTVALKAGIETLDHYLDDFFFAGESSTDNCTILMDTFNEVCRQLGVPLAENKTVGPTTCITFLGLEIDTVLMLVRIPPEKLDKLKFMLDQVLSKKKMALKELESITGLMAFCSRAIISARAFIRRFYDLIASVKNGKPYYTVRLNSEVKADARVWLNFLDQFNGQCYFPDRCWSTNESLELFTDSAGNVLLGCGAYFQGHWVQYQWPRSWADTSILLDITCLELIPIVLSFMIWGPSFRNKKILLRIDNQALVSIVNKRTSKSKRVMIWIRQLVFLTMNNNIQFRAQHIEGEHNAIADALSRFQEQRFMDLVPNADSSPAAIPQEFLSMISELK, encoded by the coding sequence ATGTTATTATTGGGATTTATAGAGGGGTTTAGATTAAACTATACTGGTCCAAGGATCTCGAGTTTTGCAAGCAATCTCATTTCGGCAGAAGTTCACAAAACCGAAAcgaatttaaaattacaaaaagaagtgCATCTTGGTAGAATGTTGGGCCCCTTTTCAAAAATACCAATTTCAACTTTAAGAATATCTCCTATTGGGGTAGTTGCAAAAAATGACGGAGGATGGCGTCTTATAACTCACTTGTCATATCCTACAAACTGGAGTGTGAATGATTTCATTGATCCAGAAATTTGTAAAGTAAAGTATTCTTCTTTTGATAAAGTAGTTGGGATGATCTCTGAATTAGGAAATAACGTGCTTTGCGCAAAAATGGACATTAGTCAGGCCTTTAGAATTTTATTGGTTCACCCAGCTGATTTTGACCTTCTGGGAATTTTCTTTgatgggaaatattatattaataaatgtcTGCCTGAAGGCTGCTCTATATCATGTGCCCTCTTTGAAAAATTTGCCACCTTTTTGCATAAAACAGTTGCATTGAAAGCTGGCATTGAGACTTTAGACCACTATTTGGATGACTTTTTCTTTGCTGGTGAAAGTTCAACGGATAATTGTACCATTTTGATGGACACTTTTAATGAAGTATGTAGGCAGTTAGGTGTTCCACTAGCAGAGAATAAAACAGTAGGTCCTACTACATGTATCACATTTCTAGGCCTTGAAATTGACACAGTACTTATGTTGGTTAGAATCCCCCCTGAAAAACTGGATAAACTTAAATTTATGCTTGATCAGGTcttgtcaaaaaagaaaatggcaCTGAAGGAACTTGAATCAATTACTGGTTTAATGGCATTTTGTTCAAGGGCTATTATATCAGCCCGTGCATtcattcgtcgtttttacgatTTGATAGCTTCAGTTAAGAATGGAAAGCCTTATTATACTGTCAGATTGAATTCAGAGGTCAAAGCAGATGCTagagtttggttaaattttctAGATCAATTCAATGGTCAGTGTTATTTTCCTGATAGATGTTGGTCGACTAATGAAAGTCTGGAATTATTCACTGATAGTGCAGGTAATGTTTTATTAGGTTGTGGAGCTTATTTTCAAGGTCACTGGGTACAATACCAGTGGCCCCGTAGTTGGGCTGATACTAGCATTCTATTGGATATAACATGTTTGGAGCTTATTCCCATCGTGCTGTCTTTCATGATATGGGGTCCttcatttagaaataaaaagattttgttGAGAATAGATAATCAGGCATTAGTAAGCATTGTGAACAAAAGAACATCAAAATCAAAGAGAGTTATGATATGGATAAGACAACTAGTTTTTCTCACTATGAACAATAACATACAATTTAGGGCACAACATATTGAGGGTGAGCATAATGCAATCGCAGATGCTCTTTCTCGATTTCAGGAACAACGTTTTATGGACTTGGTCCCGAATGCAGACAGTTCTCCAGCAGCAATCCCACAAGAATTCCTGTCGATGATTTCAGAACTGAAATGA
- the LOC134710362 gene encoding uncharacterized protein LOC134710362 isoform X2, producing the protein MYRRSGRKRVPTSRANNGGAAAAAKKSKQQQEEATANIADRLARNLPSSSGTPPVQLGSNTVTTNVLPQSPIMIPATLPAETIYPAPGNTLHQPLINTGYALPIETVKASDDIARNVSQNVKQKVINGEYVDMGSLLNNSQNITGVNQTLTFNQGQIILQPRQQDTRITTIGIWTDAFLIYISIYCSIHTSQFQELLKYMQTVRLGAKRYAGLGWKLYDEQFRLRRSQDPAGSWSVIDTELWLLYMQPAGPINGPEFNIAQKPTNNFLKCYAYNYNGTCTQQYCTYKHACLKCSGVHPVIHCTNSKVTNSNNPQSPGIVQRFRSARPQAPQKTASNFQPFAPRQMQNNTRFRSPGAFMGQRQNPSQN; encoded by the coding sequence ATGTATAGGAGGTCCGGCAGAAAAAGGGTGCCGACAAGCAGGGCAAATAATGGAGGCGCAGCGGCAGCTGCAAAGAAGTCGAAACAGCAACAGGAAGAGGCGACTGCTAATATTGCAGATAGATTAGCCAGGAATTTACCTAGTTCAAGTGGAACACCACCTGTACAGCTCGGCTCAAACACTGTGACAACTAATGTACTACCACAGAGCCCAATAATGATCCCAGCAACACTGCCAGCAGAAACAATTTACCCTGCTCCAGGTAATACATTACACCAACCCCTAATTAACACAGGTTATGCCTTACCCATTGAAACGGTTAAGGCGTCAGATGACATAGCGCGAAACGTTTCGCAAAATGTCaaacaaaaagtaataaatggggaatatgtAGATATGGGCAGTTTGTTAAATAATTCACAAAACATAACAGGAGTGAATCAAACACTTACATTTAATCAGGGACAGATTATATTACAACCTAGGCAACAGGACACAAGAATTACCACAATAGGTATATGGACGGATGcctttttaatatatatcagTATTTATTGTTCTATACATACATCTCAGTTCCAAGAACTGTTGAAGTATATGCAAACTGTCAGGTTAGGGGCTAAACGCTATGCAGGTTTAGGATGGAAATTGTATGATGAACAGTTTAGACTACGTAGATCACAGGATCCTGCTGGATCCTGGTCTGTCATAGACACTGAGCTATGGTTATTGTATATGCAACCAGCAGGTCCTATTAATGGGCCAGAGTTCAATATTGCACAAAAACCAACAaacaattttcttaaatgttATGCATATAATTATAATGGGACGTGCACCCAACAATATTGCACATACAAACATGCTTGTTTAAAATGCAGTGGGGTACATCCGGTTATACATTGCACTAATAGCAAAGTGACTAACTCTAATAATCCTCAGTCACCTGGGATTGTTCAGAGATTCAGATCAGCCCGGCCTCAAGCACCACAGAAAACAGCTTCTAATTTTCAACCCTTTGCACCTAGGCAAATGCAAAATAACACAAGATTCCGTTCTCCTGGAGCATTTATGGGACAAAGGCAAAACCCCAGTCAAAATTGA